From Sparus aurata chromosome 9, fSpaAur1.1, whole genome shotgun sequence, a single genomic window includes:
- the tmsb4x gene encoding thymosin beta-4: MSDKPDISEVESFDKSKLKKTETAEKNTLPTKETIEQEKSA, encoded by the exons ATGTCTGACAAGCCTGACATCTCAGAAGTCGAATCCTTTGACAAGTCCAAGCTCAAGAAGACAGAGACTGCGGAGAAAAACACACTTCCAACCAAAGAAA CCATTGAACAGGAGAAGTCGGCATAA